One Anastrepha obliqua isolate idAnaObli1 chromosome 6, idAnaObli1_1.0, whole genome shotgun sequence DNA window includes the following coding sequences:
- the LOC129250647 gene encoding uncharacterized protein LOC129250647, producing the protein MVLSGAEKGRVERVGAVAPPVESAVKRQRSQEEEILRPKKPRTGGGPPKSFSEVAKQAGSITLGVVDNSREDGAISRDEWKVVASAISAVFMKVVRENPGPPPCCESAGWHHGPFKRIVCADERSATMYRAAVALVGEVWKGAKLEAVDKKDLPLRPRARVWLPSEPSAPEDMEEILRYCNPKLPTHNWKVVKVEKSEGHFRQALILLNAESLGPLAETKGIITYGFEKVVMKVYQTDARGDVSATPVMLGGDRPTVEEAPVEMDVESVMSDGGSADDVRSLAGSVFSIGQLFDRAEEEGLLASDSEEADLRMLEKIIEDEDSSNKSPAL; encoded by the coding sequence ATGGTACTTAGCGGGGCAGAGAAAGGCCGAGTGGAAAGGGTGGGTGCGGTAGCACCACCAGTAGAATCGGCAGTGAAGCGGCAACGCTCTCAAGAGGAGGAAATTCTCCGGCCGAAGAAACCGAGGACTGGGGGCGGTCCGCCGAAATCttttagcgaagtcgctaagcAGGCGGGATCCATCACTCTGGGGGTGGTTGACAACAGCAGGGAAGATGGCGCCATTTCCAGGGACGAGTGGAAAGTAGTGGCATCGGCCATCTCTGCTGTGTttatgaaggtggtaagggAAAACCCTGGACCTCCACCGTGCTGTGAGAGTGCCGGGTGGCACCACGGCCCCTTTAAGCGAATTGTGTGTGCCGATGAGCGGTCGGCCACAATGTATAGGGCGGCAGTAGCTCTGGTGGGGGAGGTCTGGAAGGGAGCCAAGCTGGAAGCTGTGGACAAAAAGGACCTACCTCTTCGTCCGCGCGCCCGGGTCTGGCTTCCCTCAGAACCCTCTGCTCCAGAGGATATGGAGGAAATCCTCCGTTACTGTAACCCCAAACTTCCCACGCATAACTGGAAGGTAGTCAAGGTGGAGAAGTCCGAAGGACATTttcggcaagcgctgattctgctaAATGCAGAGTCCCTCGGGCCTCTCGCTGAAACTAAAGGGATCATCACCTATGGCTTCGAGAAGGTAGTCATGAAGGTTTACCAGACCGATGCCAGAGGTGATGTCTCTGCAACTCCGGTAATGCTGGGAGGGGATAGGCCCACGGTAGAGGAAGCTCCCGTGGAGATGGACGTGGAATCTGTCATGTCGGATGGTGGCAGTGCTGACGACGTCCGCTCTCTAGCGGGGTCAGTCTTCAGTATCGGGCAACTgttcgacagggcggaggaggaggGGCTTCTGGCCTCGGATAGTGAGGAGGCTGACCTCAGGATGTTGgagaaaattattgaagatgaagattcttcaaataaatctccagCACTCTAA